The DNA sequence GTATTTTTAACTTCGGTTACGTGTAGTATGTTACCTGATAAAAAACGAGGTTATCAAACTCTGACTtttatttaagcaataaaattctaatttatgGTGGTAAAATATTCTATGGGGATTGCGTTCTAGCAAATACATTATTAGAAAATTTTTGTCTATTCTTATGTGGGTTATGGGAAAAACAAAAAGCTAAAGCCCTCTTGCGCCATGTAAGCCACAAGTCGTAGTTTTATTAAGCGTTTTTAAAAGTAGGAGTCATCAATACTTGATTATAGGGGTTTAAAGGTATTTCATGTCACCTTAACTAACTCTTAAATTAAGAATGTCGCGGTAGCGAAAACGAGACGGATCACGGAGCACTTGATGGCGTAGAATGTCGTCATACTGCCACAACTGATTGCAATTGGGTATTTGAGGAAAAAAGCCTCATATGTCcttcagatagatttccaaaaaacatattataggTCGCAATATTTTTCTACACCTTTGAAAGCAAAATCACATAAATACAATCAGTAACGTGACATACTTATAACCAATAACTTACGTTAGTCATCCCATACTTTTCACCACGGTGAAAAACGAAAATGGTTTTTGGCCTCCCGATCTAATTTATTAACCTTTTATTCTAATTGCAGGTATTGGATTTAGCTAAGACCGATATCGACAGCATACCCTTAGACGCATTCAGGGGTCTGACTAAGCTACAACAGATCGATTTGTCGGACAACCGGTTCGTGACGGTGCCGGAGAGTCTGAGTCTCGTCGGGGAGTCCTTGCAGTACTTGACTTTCAACAACAACCCCATTGTTGAACTGAATGATGACAGTTTCGTCggtaaatatgttgtttttctaACATTATGTGGAGTTAGGTCAACTAAAGtatgatgttttcttttataatttgattatataTGGTTGAAAGAATTTTCTGTACTGCAAAAATCTACCAATCTCTTGAAGCTTGTAGTATAGGAACCCgtcttattttctttaaacaagtaatatctaaattaattttctctttaattATTAACACACACATGTATACCACAACTAATCACAACTCAGGTGATTTCCCTgaacttgtttcttttttaattaacgatGATAAACCGATGTGatgaataatataatcaatcCCAACTGATTTTGTCGCTCAGCTCACCATAAATATATCAAACGAGTCTGTCCAGTGTTTTATGTTCGTCCAAAATGTTTGTTCTTGGCCAAAAGATACGGATATTTACGCCTGTCTGTTTAGCAACAAACGGGCGTTTTCATAGACTATATATGATATGAATATAGAACCTTTTGCTTGAGttaattaagtgtttttttttaattagtttgacATCTTATCAGTCACCACTAAAAACTGAATGTGgcaatgtttttgaaaccctcTCGAGttaaggaataaattccttacCGCGATCTTATAAGAAAATCTTATATATATGATCTAGGCAATTTTATTCATGCAAATCCGTTTAGAGATTAGCGTTTCTAAATTAGAGATTACGTTAATCACATGCCGTAACGTAACGACGTAGAACTATTCGTAAAAGGATGTAATGTACTTACATACGTTAGCTAATGACTCACTCTGATATGATACAGAACCTGTTCTCATTTTCTATTGcgaaacatcaaaaatataaattttactacgCTTTTTACCTCAACTGTTGCGAAATCAATCAGCCATGATTCGATCCTCGCGTTAAAATTCTTTTATAACACTAGCCTATTAATTTTGTTAGAATTGGACCCGATATTTGGCAACGATGTTAATCTGGAGCGTATTATGAACTTTATAGCTATCATATCTTCTATTTCAAGaacatatatttattgtatcacagagtattataagtatatattacTTTGTAGTATGACTCGGTGGTTTTAAATATCTACTCAATAGTTTTAACTGACAATTCAAAAGCGTAACCTATGCGTATCAATAGTACATTTTTTGCTTCAGATTTTTATGTAAGATAAACAATATACTACAACTTGTTAATACGGAagtacgcaataataatagaattagTTTTTTTGCAGGCTTAACGAACTTGATCGAATTGGAAGTCGGCGAAAACGATTACTTGGACGAAGTCAAACGGAGCACGTTTTCCCCACTTGTCAACTTGAGAGTACTTCACCTTTGTCACAACAAGAATCTGAGGTACATCAGTCATAACGCGTTCCGTGGGTTGAAAGATAAATGGACCTTGAAAGAAGTGAGTAACATGGCAGGCATTTGATATTAACTTTGATATGGAAAAACCCCTTGCCTAATATTTCGCGTTCGGAAATTTAATTTGGCGCTAGTATTCCTTTTAAGCAAGAGCCTATTAATTCCGTCTACTTTAACATTCGTTATTATCGACCCAATCACAACTACGTACATACATTTTCCGACAAGAGATTAGTGTTACACAGAATGATGACACCAGTCTATAATTGTAACTGATATAATCTATAAATAGCTGACGTTAACGCGGTTTATCACGGATAAATGTacttatattaacataattttggtTAGAATATAATACTCTTCACATAATAGAATGTATGCAATCCAATTTGCCCCAATTTTGAGTGCTTACATGACAGTCGAGAATCGGGGTCAGCTTACTAATCACTTTAGTGTGATGTTTTGATACACAATCAGTCAGTACATTGCGACATTTATCCGAAAATTAAAACGTAATCACGATGTGTCTGTATCTGCAATCACACTTATACTACTCGAAATTATGTTGACATAATGCTGAATAGTGAATACCTATTTGTGTAAAGGGCGTAAAGATAACGCTGCCGCGGGAATTCCCTGACCACAACAACAGCAGAGATAAAGTTGATCGgaatttgaattgttttttttttcaataaatatttttataatttaggaaaaaatcttaaaactaaaaaaaacttatttgatttcaatctatgattaatacaatattatttttctttgacagGTATATCTTGATGATAACAATCTAAGTGAGCTATCAACTGACTTGATGCCATGGAACAAGTTAGAAATTTTAGGCATGACTGGCAACAGCTGGTTGTGTAATTGTGACTTAGCTGATATTGTTACTAAACAAGAAGCAGGAACAAAGTTCCAGGCTGGAGAAATTCCttagtaagtattaaaaagtataaaatgacAGATAtaaacttcaaacttcaaattttcaaaattaaataacacataataaattgataatttggaagattttttcataataattggTAAGTTACAGAGCTTCTAGCTTTGAAATTTATTCATTAGAATGCATAAGAATATCAAGACAAGTAATAAAGTGAATTACTTACAATTAAGTATGTAATGCTCTGCATGACATAAACAAAGTAcctatttaaagttttattacagcATGGCAGCATAGGTCACTTTGAGTGGTATACTAACATTTAGTTTAATTACAGCTGTGCAGCACCCATGAGGTTCAGTGGCGCATACATAACAAACATCACAATCACCTACTGCCCAAGTCTGGACACTACTGTTGCCCCACAAAGGGGCTTCACTTTAACTGATTTGAAagcaaaacatttaatatgGAGTATTCTCGGAGTAGCTGCCATAGCTGCAATAGGCATGCTATTAGGCCTATTTGTTAATGCAGCTAAATCTTTCTACAATAAAAGAATCAAAGGTCAACCAATCCGCTATATCAACTTACATGCAGACACTAGGTTTGCATAAAGACTACATtagtacttacaaatataagcATATTGTATTATACatcaatataataaagtttCAGTATATGACTTTAGATAGTAATAAACACATGTAAATAGAACTTGTATGTCATTATGTTTggaaatgattaaatttttaaattaaaccattgtttatctttttaaatgactataaacttaaacaatCTATTATAAAACTCACCTCTTTTGGACCAGACAATGAATTTGCATACTGGACAAACTGTTCCAAAAGCCTTTCAGATTTATGTGATAACTCTCTGAAGGTGTGAAATTCATCAAGTTTGTGTGCACAGCTCCCACACACTACCTGTGGCAGTAAGTCTTCTGgggaaacctaaaaatattataacaccATTAGATATGTACCTCTCTGCCAGTTTCACAGTACAGTCATTAAGAGAGTTGATGTGGCCAGTGACCTTTTGCAAGTGTAATCATAGATGATGAGTCATTGGTGGCAATCTGATAACAAACACATTAAAGAATCCTACAAGTTGTTTGTTACACCAAGCAAGCAGCAGGATGCACACTGTGACAAAAATGGGAAGATGCAGTCCCCCTGCAGATTGATTGCcttaaaatacaattctaaaTTTAGATAATATTGAAATCTCAAAATAGCAGGGAATAGCATAATGTGGATAAGCACAGTTAAGAGTTTATTC is a window from the Trichoplusia ni isolate ovarian cell line Hi5 chromosome 3, tn1, whole genome shotgun sequence genome containing:
- the LOC113492043 gene encoding protein artichoke-like isoform X1, with amino-acid sequence MYSVTICKVLMILCVLVSSSHAQEADAVNATATCDFSIQDSADLTLNCSRRNINEVPETWPEQVNSIDKDGHVLITFFNNTISNLSQLPSVPGKRVAISFKSNEIVDIEDDAFSNIEGLVYLDLSNNYIAGDVLRSEIFQGRYIDGTYASIGLETLNLGHNDIHSLDRYLFQHTPHLTRLYLNNNPIEILDHVTILALSSATNLEVLDLAKTDIDSIPLDAFRGLTKLQQIDLSDNRFVTVPESLSLVGESLQYLTFNNNPIVELNDDSFVGLTNLIELEVGENDYLDEVKRSTFSPLVNLRVLHLCHNKNLRYISHNAFRGLKDKWTLKEVYLDDNNLSELSTDLMPWNKLEILGMTGNSWLCNCDLADIVTKQEAGTKFQAGEIPYCAAPMRFSGAYITNITITYCPSLDTTVAPQRGFTLTDLKAKHLIWSILGVAAIAAIGMLLGLFVNAAKSFYNKRIKGQPIRYINLHADTRFA
- the LOC113492043 gene encoding protein artichoke-like isoform X2 → MQEISVLMILCVLVSSSHAQEADAVNATATCDFSIQDSADLTLNCSRRNINEVPETWPEQVNSIDKDGHVLITFFNNTISNLSQLPSVPGKRVAISFKSNEIVDIEDDAFSNIEGLVYLDLSNNYIAGDVLRSEIFQGRYIDGTYASIGLETLNLGHNDIHSLDRYLFQHTPHLTRLYLNNNPIEILDHVTILALSSATNLEVLDLAKTDIDSIPLDAFRGLTKLQQIDLSDNRFVTVPESLSLVGESLQYLTFNNNPIVELNDDSFVGLTNLIELEVGENDYLDEVKRSTFSPLVNLRVLHLCHNKNLRYISHNAFRGLKDKWTLKEVYLDDNNLSELSTDLMPWNKLEILGMTGNSWLCNCDLADIVTKQEAGTKFQAGEIPYCAAPMRFSGAYITNITITYCPSLDTTVAPQRGFTLTDLKAKHLIWSILGVAAIAAIGMLLGLFVNAAKSFYNKRIKGQPIRYINLHADTRFA